A single region of the Streptococcus macedonicus ACA-DC 198 genome encodes:
- a CDS encoding Copper chaperone, translating to MKKEVLLDGVKCAGCANTVQERFSAIEGVESVEVDLATKKAVLESQTEIDTETLNAALAETNYSVLSA from the coding sequence ATGAAAAAAGAAGTCTTATTAGATGGCGTAAAATGTGCAGGTTGTGCGAACACGGTACAAGAAAGATTTTCAGCTATTGAAGGGGTTGAATCTGTAGAGGTTGATTTAGCGACTAAAAAAGCAGTACTTGAAAGTCAAACAGAGATTGATACCGAAACGCTCAATGCTGCTTTAGCAGAAACTAACTATTCAGTATTAAGTGCATAA
- a CDS encoding Maturase-related protein, translating to MLDAYNQVRANKGSAGIDGLTIDEIDDYLRKHWRSTKELIKQRKYKPQPVLRVEIPKPNGGVRQLGIPTVMDRMIQQAIVQVISPICEPYFSERSYGFRPNRSCEHAVIQLLEYLNDGYEWIVDIDLEKFFDTVPQDRLMSLVHNIIQDGDTESLIRKYLHSGVVINGQWHKTLVGTPQGGNLSPLLSNIMLNELDKELDSRGLRFVRYADDCIITVGSEAAAKRVMHSISRYIEKRLGLKVNMTKTKIVRPSKLKYLGFGFWKSSEGWKSRPHQDSVQSFKRKLKKLTARKWSIDLDNRIERLNWVIRGWINYFSMTNMKSVMESLDERLRTRIRVIIWKQWKKKSRRLWGLLKLGVPKWIADKVSGWGDHYQLVAQRSVLKRAISKPVLAKRGLVSCLDYCLKRHALKKVS from the coding sequence ATGTTGGACGCTTACAATCAAGTTAGAGCTAATAAAGGTTCTGCAGGAATTGACGGCTTAACCATTGACGAAATAGATGACTATCTCCGCAAACACTGGCGTTCAACTAAAGAACTCATAAAGCAGAGGAAGTACAAACCTCAGCCAGTCTTACGAGTTGAAATTCCCAAACCTAACGGCGGAGTCCGTCAGTTAGGTATCCCAACGGTCATGGATAGAATGATACAACAAGCTATTGTCCAAGTCATTAGTCCCATTTGTGAACCCTATTTCTCTGAGAGGAGCTACGGATTCAGACCCAATCGGTCCTGCGAACATGCCGTTATCCAGTTATTAGAATATCTTAATGACGGCTATGAGTGGATAGTGGACATAGACCTTGAGAAGTTTTTCGATACCGTTCCTCAAGATAGACTGATGTCACTTGTTCATAACATAATCCAGGATGGGGATACAGAATCTCTGATTCGTAAGTACCTTCATTCAGGGGTGGTCATTAACGGACAGTGGCATAAAACACTAGTTGGAACACCACAGGGAGGAAATTTATCACCGCTCCTGTCCAATATCATGCTTAATGAGCTAGACAAAGAGTTGGACAGTCGAGGGCTTCGCTTTGTCCGCTACGCAGATGACTGTATCATCACAGTTGGTAGTGAGGCAGCGGCTAAACGTGTGATGCATTCAATTAGTCGTTACATTGAAAAACGATTAGGTTTGAAAGTCAACATGACTAAGACCAAGATTGTGAGACCGAGCAAATTAAAGTACCTAGGATTTGGGTTCTGGAAATCATCTGAGGGCTGGAAAAGTCGTCCGCATCAGGATAGCGTACAGAGTTTCAAGAGAAAACTCAAGAAACTAACAGCCCGTAAGTGGAGTATTGACTTAGACAACCGAATTGAGCGACTAAACTGGGTCATCCGAGGTTGGATAAACTACTTTTCTATGACGAACATGAAATCAGTCATGGAAAGCCTTGATGAACGATTAAGAACTCGAATAAGAGTTATTATCTGGAAACAATGGAAGAAGAAATCTAGGCGATTATGGGGACTTCTCAAATTAGGAGTACCGAAGTGGATAGCGGATAAAGTATCTGGCTGGGGAGACCATTATCAATTAGTGGCTCAGAGGTCTGTATTGAAACGTGCCATATCAAAACCAGTCCTCGCTAAACGTGGACTGGTTTCTTGCCTAGATTATTGTCTAAAACGACATGCGTTAAAAAAAGTTAGTTGA
- the copB gene encoding Lead, cadmium, zinc and mercury transporting ATPase; Copper-translocating P-type ATPase, with protein MRNNKKHSSHSHHNHGDMDHSKHDHNEMEHSQMDHSQMDHSKMNHSAMDHSEMDHGAMGGHAHHHHGSFKEIFLKSLPLGIAILLITPMMDIQLPFQIIFPYADVVAAVLATILYIYGGKPFYMGAKDEFNSKAPGMMSLITLGITVSYAYSVYAVAARYVTGEHVMDFFFEFTTLILIMLLGHWIEMKALGEAGDAQKALAELVPKDAHVVLEDDSIETRPVSELQIGDVIRVQAGENVPADGIIIRGESRVNEALVTGESKPIEKKPGDEVIGGSTNGGGVLYVEIKQTGDKSFISQVQTLISQAQSQPSRAENVAHKVASWLFYIAVVVALIALVVWMIIADLPTAVIFTVTALVIACPHALGLAIPLVVSRSTSLGASRGLLVKNREALELTTKADVMVLDKTGTLTTGEFKVLDVTVLSDKYSEEEITGLLAGIEAGSSHPIAQSIVNHAEAKGIKSVSFDSIEIVSGAGIEGEANGHHYQLISQKAYGKALRMDIPKGATLSILVENNEAIGAVALGDELKETSRNLIEVLKKYGIEPLMATGDNEEAAQGVAEVLGIQYQANQSPKDKYKLVESMKNQNKTVIMVGDGVNDAPSLALADVGIAIGAGTQVALDSADIILTQSDPGDIESFIELANKTTRKMKQNLVWGAGYNFIAIPIAAGILAPIGITLSPAVGAVLMSLSTVIVAINAMTLKLEPK; from the coding sequence ATGAGGAATAACAAAAAACATTCGTCACATAGTCATCATAATCACGGTGACATGGATCACTCAAAACACGACCATAATGAAATGGAACATAGTCAGATGGATCACAGTCAGATGGATCACAGCAAGATGAATCATAGTGCGATGGATCACAGTGAAATGGATCATGGCGCAATGGGAGGGCATGCCCACCACCATCACGGTAGCTTTAAGGAGATTTTCTTGAAGTCACTCCCATTAGGAATTGCAATCTTACTCATTACGCCTATGATGGATATTCAGTTGCCTTTCCAAATTATCTTTCCTTATGCAGACGTTGTAGCAGCTGTATTGGCAACAATTCTATACATTTATGGCGGAAAACCATTCTACATGGGTGCGAAAGATGAGTTTAATTCAAAAGCTCCAGGCATGATGTCCTTGATTACTTTGGGAATAACGGTTTCTTATGCCTATAGTGTTTACGCAGTGGCCGCTCGATATGTGACCGGAGAACATGTCATGGACTTCTTCTTTGAGTTTACAACGTTAATTTTAATCATGTTATTAGGACACTGGATTGAAATGAAGGCATTGGGTGAAGCAGGGGACGCGCAAAAAGCATTGGCTGAGTTGGTGCCGAAAGATGCTCATGTTGTTTTAGAAGACGATTCGATTGAGACTCGCCCTGTGTCTGAACTTCAGATTGGAGATGTTATCCGTGTTCAAGCAGGAGAAAATGTTCCAGCTGATGGTATCATTATCCGCGGAGAATCCCGTGTAAACGAAGCGCTTGTGACTGGGGAATCGAAACCAATTGAAAAAAAACCCGGAGATGAGGTCATCGGTGGATCAACCAATGGTGGCGGAGTCCTCTATGTGGAAATAAAGCAGACGGGCGATAAGTCCTTCATTTCTCAGGTTCAGACATTAATCAGCCAAGCACAAAGCCAACCATCTCGAGCAGAGAATGTGGCTCACAAAGTAGCTAGCTGGTTGTTCTACATTGCCGTTGTAGTAGCTTTAATCGCTCTAGTAGTCTGGATGATCATTGCGGATCTGCCTACAGCCGTTATCTTTACTGTGACTGCGTTAGTTATTGCCTGCCCACATGCTTTGGGTCTTGCTATTCCCTTGGTAGTATCACGTAGTACTAGTTTGGGTGCAAGCCGAGGATTACTGGTTAAAAATAGAGAAGCTTTGGAATTAACTACTAAAGCGGATGTTATGGTATTGGATAAAACAGGTACTTTAACAACTGGTGAATTTAAAGTGTTGGACGTCACTGTTTTGAGTGATAAATATTCTGAAGAAGAAATTACAGGCTTGTTGGCGGGTATAGAGGCGGGCTCCAGTCACCCGATTGCCCAATCGATTGTGAACCACGCTGAAGCGAAAGGCATTAAGTCAGTTTCCTTTGACTCCATTGAAATCGTTTCGGGAGCAGGAATAGAAGGGGAGGCGAACGGCCACCACTATCAATTAATCAGCCAAAAGGCATACGGAAAAGCATTGCGTATGGATATTCCGAAAGGCGCTACTTTAAGTATCCTTGTAGAAAATAATGAAGCAATCGGCGCTGTCGCATTGGGAGATGAACTGAAAGAAACTAGCAGAAACTTGATCGAGGTGCTGAAAAAATACGGAATTGAACCACTCATGGCTACTGGTGATAACGAGGAAGCTGCACAAGGAGTTGCAGAAGTTCTAGGTATTCAATACCAAGCCAATCAATCTCCGAAAGATAAGTACAAGCTGGTCGAGTCCATGAAAAACCAAAACAAGACGGTTATCATGGTGGGAGACGGGGTCAATGACGCACCTTCCCTTGCCTTGGCAGACGTAGGTATTGCAATCGGAGCTGGAACGCAAGTAGCTTTGGATTCTGCGGATATTATCCTTACTCAGTCTGATCCAGGGGATATTGAATCCTTTATCGAGTTAGCAAACAAGACGACACGTAAAATGAAACAAAACTTGGTATGGGGAGCAGGGTATAACTTTATCGCGATCCCAATAGCTGCAGGAATACTAGCACCAATTGGCATAACATTAAGTCCAGCAGTCGGTGCCGTCCTGATGTCACTTTCGACTGTAATTGTTGCCATCAATGCTATGACATTGAAATTAGAGCCAAAATAA
- a CDS encoding IS1381, transposase OrfA: MAFDFGVGVATVNETITWVEDTLRSSGLFNLDHLEAPSATVAIDVTESPIQRPKKPKQELFW, encoded by the coding sequence TTGGCATTTGATTTTGGTGTAGGTGTGGCAACTGTCAATGAGACCATTACATGGGTAGAGGACACCCTTCGTTCTTCAGGTCTCTTTAATTTAGACCACTTAGAAGCACCTAGCGCCACTGTTGCCATAGATGTCACTGAAAGTCCCATTCAACGCCCTAAAAAACCAAAGCAAGAATTATTCTGGTAA
- a CDS encoding Transposase, translated as MSRTICRHFTDEFKQQIVDLHNAGMKRSEIIKEYNLTPSSFDKWVKQARTTGSFKTVDNLTDEQRELMELRKRNKELEMQVDILKQAAVIMARKGK; from the coding sequence ATGTCTAGAACAATTTGCCGTCATTTCACAGATGAGTTTAAACAACAAATTGTTGACCTACACAATGCAGGTATGAAGCGAAGCGAGATTATCAAAGAGTATAACTTGACCCCGTCTAGCTTTGACAAGTGGGTTAAACAAGCAAGAACAACTGGTTCCTTCAAAACTGTTGATAATCTGACAGATGAACAGCGTGAGTTGATGGAACTCAGAAAACGCAATAAAGAGCTTGAAATGCAGGTTGATATCCTAAAGCAAGCGGCGGTGATTATGGCACGAAAAGGGAAATAA
- a CDS encoding Lead, cadmium, zinc and mercury transporting ATPase; Copper-translocating P-type ATPase, which produces MTLHTLGLFLEERSKGQMSSAIEKLVNLAPKTARVIRNGVEQEITVDEVALGDVIRVRPGESMPVDGVVVEGRTSVDESMLTGESIPVEKESGDEVIGASINKNGSIDYRATRVGSDTTLSKIIKLVEDAQGSKAPIARMADIITGYFVPIVIALAVLAGIAWLIVGQSGIFVLSVIITTLVIACPCALGLATPTSIMVGTGKGAEHGVLIKSGEALETTHNLDTIVFDKTGTLTEGKPIVTDILVTPLITKENILYYAAFGETGSEHPLGEAIVQKSKEENMILAKPDHFEAIPGHGIRVEIEGKDMYSGNRKLMLEQKIDLSSMEKESDRLADEGKTPTYLSVDGELAGIIAVADTLKENSMKAVKELRRRGVEVIMITGDNKRTAKAIAKQVGIDSVLSEVLPEDKAEEVKKLQEAGKEVAMVGDGINDAPALAQADVGIAVGSGTDVAIESADIVLMRNDLTAVLTAIDLSHATLRKIKQNLFWAFAYNLVGIPVAMGLLYIFGGPLMSPMLAGHSP; this is translated from the coding sequence TTGACGCTCCATACATTAGGGCTATTTTTAGAAGAACGCTCAAAGGGGCAAATGTCCTCAGCTATTGAAAAATTAGTTAACTTGGCTCCTAAAACAGCTCGAGTAATACGTAATGGTGTGGAACAAGAGATTACTGTGGACGAAGTCGCTTTAGGAGATGTTATTCGAGTTCGTCCGGGAGAAAGTATGCCTGTAGATGGTGTTGTTGTTGAGGGGCGCACTTCAGTCGATGAATCAATGCTGACAGGAGAAAGTATCCCCGTGGAAAAGGAAAGTGGAGACGAGGTTATTGGGGCTAGTATCAATAAAAATGGTTCCATTGATTACCGCGCGACTCGAGTGGGAAGTGATACAACTCTATCTAAAATCATAAAATTAGTAGAAGATGCTCAAGGGTCTAAAGCACCCATTGCTCGAATGGCCGATATCATTACCGGATATTTCGTACCGATTGTTATAGCATTAGCCGTTTTAGCAGGGATTGCTTGGTTAATTGTAGGTCAATCTGGAATATTTGTTTTATCCGTTATCATAACAACCCTTGTCATTGCTTGTCCTTGTGCCTTAGGTTTGGCGACTCCAACAAGTATTATGGTTGGAACCGGAAAAGGGGCAGAACATGGTGTCTTGATAAAAAGTGGTGAGGCGTTAGAAACCACTCATAATTTAGACACGATTGTATTTGATAAAACAGGGACACTGACAGAAGGTAAACCTATCGTGACGGATATTTTGGTAACTCCTCTTATTACTAAAGAAAATATTTTATATTATGCAGCTTTCGGTGAAACAGGTTCTGAACACCCATTAGGCGAAGCCATCGTACAGAAATCAAAAGAAGAGAACATGATATTAGCTAAACCAGATCATTTTGAAGCGATTCCTGGACACGGGATTCGAGTTGAAATTGAGGGCAAAGATATGTACAGTGGAAACCGTAAACTGATGCTAGAGCAAAAGATTGATTTATCAAGCATGGAAAAAGAATCCGATCGTTTAGCAGACGAAGGAAAAACACCGACGTATCTCTCTGTTGATGGAGAACTAGCTGGAATTATCGCAGTAGCTGACACACTCAAGGAAAATAGTATGAAGGCTGTTAAAGAACTTAGAAGACGCGGTGTTGAAGTAATCATGATTACTGGAGATAACAAACGAACAGCCAAAGCGATTGCTAAGCAAGTGGGTATAGACAGTGTATTAAGTGAAGTATTACCTGAAGATAAAGCAGAGGAAGTCAAAAAACTACAAGAGGCAGGCAAGGAGGTAGCGATGGTTGGAGACGGCATTAACGATGCACCCGCATTAGCTCAAGCAGATGTTGGAATTGCAGTTGGATCAGGTACAGACGTGGCGATTGAATCGGCTGATATTGTCCTTATGCGTAATGATTTAACCGCTGTATTGACTGCGATTGATTTAAGTCATGCAACGCTACGAAAAATTAAACAAAACTTGTTCTGGGCTTTTGCTTACAACCTTGTAGGTATTCCAGTTGCGATGGGTCTTTTGTATATTTTTGGCGGACCATTGATGAGTCCAATGTTGGCGGGGCATTCGCCATGA
- a CDS encoding Negative transcriptional regulator-copper transport operon: MRVVWANGRVTSKEVISILKEKMDWKQATIKTLLGRLVEKGVLNTEKEGRKFIYTANIEEKEAVGKYTDDIFNRICRKNVGNAVGSIIENHVLSFDDIQRLEEILEMKKAFAVEEVDCQCTEGQCDCHLHHHGE; the protein is encoded by the coding sequence ATGCGTGTAGTCTGGGCGAATGGTCGAGTGACTAGTAAAGAAGTCATCTCCATATTGAAAGAAAAAATGGACTGGAAACAAGCCACTATCAAAACGCTCTTAGGTCGACTGGTTGAAAAAGGCGTACTAAATACAGAGAAAGAAGGTAGAAAATTTATTTATACTGCCAATATTGAAGAGAAAGAAGCCGTAGGAAAGTATACAGACGATATTTTCAACCGTATTTGTCGAAAGAATGTCGGGAATGCAGTAGGGAGTATCATTGAAAATCATGTCTTAAGCTTCGATGATATCCAGCGACTAGAAGAAATATTAGAGATGAAAAAAGCTTTCGCAGTAGAAGAAGTGGATTGTCAGTGTACAGAAGGGCAATGCGATTGCCATTTACATCATCATGGAGAATAA
- a CDS encoding Transposase, which produces MQKRYSKEFKETLIAFYHSGQSVTQLSKEYDVAPETIYKWIDLYSTSNESSVSKADFLELKRQLAKVKEERDILKKVLTIFAEKKK; this is translated from the coding sequence ATGCAAAAACGCTACTCAAAAGAATTTAAAGAAACCCTTATCGCCTTCTATCATTCTGGTCAATCCGTCACCCAGCTGTCTAAAGAATACGACGTGGCCCCTGAAACAATTTATAAATGGATAGACCTCTACTCTACATCTAATGAAAGCTCCGTCTCTAAAGCTGATTTTCTAGAATTAAAAAGACAACTGGCTAAAGTTAAGGAAGAACGAGATATCTTAAAAAAAGTATTGACCATATTCGCCGAGAAAAAGAAGTGA
- the copA gene encoding Lead, cadmium, zinc and mercury transporting ATPase; Copper-translocating P-type ATPase — translation MDDSGYELIAQEGKTQTFAIEGMTCASCAQTIEKAVGKLSGVDKASVNLATEKMQVSYNPSAISVSDVTGAVSNSGYAAVLETTDTQDNSRAEKRDKKE, via the coding sequence TTGGATGATTCAGGGTATGAACTGATTGCCCAAGAGGGAAAGACGCAAACCTTTGCAATTGAAGGGATGACCTGCGCATCCTGTGCACAGACAATTGAAAAAGCCGTCGGAAAGTTGTCGGGCGTAGATAAAGCTTCAGTCAATTTAGCGACAGAAAAAATGCAAGTTTCCTATAACCCGTCAGCAATTTCAGTATCTGATGTGACTGGTGCTGTATCCAATAGTGGTTATGCAGCCGTATTAGAGACTACGGATACTCAAGATAATTCACGAGCAGAGAAGCGTGATAAAAAAGAATGA
- the nisX1 gene encoding Transposase: MSAADMAQTIQTLALNVRLSCQLLDVPESSYYERINRHPSKTQLRRQYLSLKISQLFNANRGIYGAPKIHHLLLKQGEKVGLKLVQKLMKQLQLKSAVIKKFKPAYSLSDHINRKNLIQTEPTKKNKVWSTDITYIPTQQGWAYLSTIMDRYTKKVIAWDLGKRMTVELVQRTLNKAIKSQDYPEAVILHSDQGTQYTSLEYEELLKYYGMTHSFSRRGYPYHNASLESWHGHLKREWVYQFKYKNFEEAYQSIFWYIEAFYNSKRIHQSLGYLTPNQFEKVSA; this comes from the coding sequence GTGAGTGCTGCGGATATGGCTCAAACCATACAAACTTTAGCACTCAATGTCAGACTAAGCTGTCAACTCCTTGATGTTCCTGAATCAAGTTATTATGAACGGATTAACCGACATCCATCTAAAACTCAATTAAGGAGACAATACCTGTCACTCAAAATTTCTCAACTCTTCAATGCTAACCGAGGAATCTATGGTGCTCCTAAAATTCATCATCTTCTACTTAAACAAGGGGAAAAAGTCGGGTTAAAACTGGTACAGAAGCTAATGAAGCAACTTCAACTCAAGTCTGCAGTCATTAAGAAATTTAAGCCTGCATACTCACTAAGTGATCACATCAATCGAAAAAATCTCATACAGACTGAACCTACAAAGAAAAATAAGGTTTGGTCAACCGACATTACTTATATTCCTACTCAACAAGGATGGGCTTATCTCTCAACCATTATGGATCGTTATACTAAAAAAGTCATTGCTTGGGATTTGGGCAAGCGAATGACTGTAGAATTAGTGCAAAGAACTTTAAATAAGGCCATTAAATCACAAGACTATCCAGAAGCTGTTATTCTTCATTCTGACCAAGGAACCCAGTATACGAGTCTAGAGTATGAAGAGTTGCTTAAGTATTATGGGATGACTCACTCTTTCAGTCGAAGGGGATACCCTTATCATAATGCCAGTCTTGAATCTTGGCATGGACATTTAAAAAGAGAGTGGGTGTATCAATTTAAATATAAGAACTTTGAAGAAGCCTATCAGAGTATTTTCTGGTACATCGAAGCCTTTTATAATTCAAAACGAATCCATCAAAGTTTAGGGTATCTTACACCTAATCAATTTGAAAAGGTAAGTGCTTAA
- the ubiB gene encoding Ubiquinone biosynthesis monooxygenase UbiB: MENKRLREIVRVFSSVGFTTLKERKKPLDEQMAPAKLRLAFEQLGPSFVKIGQILSTRSDLLPDAYIKELTRLQSNVLPLDKELVMSAIEAELTQPLFDVFQSIDERPLASGSVAQTHRAILKTGQEVVVKIQRPHLAEIVDEDLSLLIGLSKKMPSGLIPMVNLTDVLYQLKDSLTTEIDFRNEAKALLEFAELNRRVKCVAVPKVYDELTTSHMVVEEFIQGIPINRYEDLVHAGYDLEDIGQKLKLSFIKQVLKDGYFHGDPHPGNLLIKDGQIYFIDFGIMGHLENDMRAALNDILYSFTAQDIDGMTQGILTITNLDTSMNKAELSRDVERMLNKYSSLNLGALSITYLLEDLVKVFINNHLKASPQITILEKASLQIEGIFRDLAPDKDLMTLAKDYFIENMGPDMLEQALNKETLLIELFYLLKNGKNISRRANQLLEQILNGRILINHDLYDYNNRIKIVTRMANRFVLSLVFLALLISASLLSINAEMLDMSKLLFVLAGLVLIWIFVGIFRE; the protein is encoded by the coding sequence ATGGAAAATAAACGCCTGAGAGAAATTGTTAGGGTTTTTAGTTCGGTAGGCTTTACGACTTTAAAAGAGCGAAAAAAGCCACTGGATGAGCAGATGGCACCAGCTAAACTGCGTCTAGCTTTTGAGCAGTTGGGACCAAGTTTTGTCAAAATTGGGCAGATTTTATCGACGCGCAGTGACCTATTACCTGATGCCTATATTAAGGAATTGACCAGACTTCAAAGCAATGTCCTTCCATTAGACAAGGAGCTTGTCATGTCAGCAATCGAAGCAGAGCTGACACAACCCTTATTTGATGTTTTTCAGTCAATAGATGAGAGGCCATTGGCAAGTGGGTCAGTCGCTCAGACCCATAGAGCCATTTTGAAAACAGGCCAAGAGGTTGTGGTCAAAATTCAGCGACCACATCTGGCAGAAATTGTTGATGAAGACCTGTCTTTGTTGATTGGTTTGTCGAAAAAGATGCCATCAGGACTCATTCCCATGGTTAATCTGACAGATGTTCTCTACCAACTAAAAGATAGTCTGACTACTGAAATTGATTTCCGTAATGAAGCTAAGGCCTTGCTTGAGTTTGCTGAGCTTAATCGCAGGGTAAAATGTGTGGCTGTTCCTAAGGTTTATGATGAGCTGACGACCTCTCATATGGTGGTCGAAGAATTTATCCAAGGGATTCCAATCAATCGCTACGAAGATTTGGTTCATGCGGGCTATGATTTGGAGGATATTGGGCAGAAGCTCAAGTTGTCCTTTATCAAGCAGGTTCTTAAGGATGGTTATTTCCATGGTGATCCACATCCTGGAAATCTTCTCATCAAGGATGGGCAGATTTACTTTATCGATTTTGGTATCATGGGTCATTTAGAAAATGACATGCGAGCTGCTCTAAATGATATTCTGTATAGTTTTACGGCTCAGGATATTGATGGTATGACTCAGGGCATTTTGACAATAACCAACCTTGATACTTCAATGAACAAGGCGGAGCTGAGTCGAGATGTTGAGCGTATGCTTAATAAGTATTCCAGCCTAAATTTGGGAGCCTTATCGATTACCTATTTGCTGGAAGATTTAGTGAAAGTTTTTATCAATAATCATCTCAAGGCCTCCCCTCAGATAACGATCTTGGAAAAAGCTTCGCTACAAATTGAGGGGATTTTCCGAGACTTAGCACCTGATAAGGACTTGATGACTCTAGCCAAGGATTATTTCATCGAAAATATGGGGCCAGACATGCTCGAACAGGCCTTAAATAAGGAAACGCTATTAATCGAGCTTTTTTACCTGCTCAAAAACGGTAAAAACATTTCTAGACGAGCCAATCAGCTTTTGGAACAAATCCTAAACGGTCGCATTTTGATTAATCATGATTTATACGATTATAACAATCGTATCAAAATCGTGACGAGGATGGCTAATCGTTTTGTACTGAGCTTGGTTTTTCTAGCGCTTCTGATTAGCGCCAGTTTGCTCAGTATAAATGCAGAGATGCTTGATATGTCTAAACTGTTGTTTGTACTTGCAGGACTGGTTCTGATTTGGATTTTTGTTGGAATTTTTAGGGAGTAG
- the ltrBE1 gene encoding Tn5252, relaxase — protein MVITKHFATHGKKYRRRLIKYILNPDKTDNLKLVSDFGVSNYLDFPSYEEMVEMYNVNFTNNDKLYESRNDRQEKHQQNIHAHHLIQSFSPEDNLTPEEINRIGYETMMELTGGRFRFIVATHTDKNHVHNHILINAIDSNSDKKLIWNYALERILRMISDRISKMVGAKIIEKRFSYREYHKYRQSSHKFELKQRLMLSLNLRVTIV, from the coding sequence ATGGTAATCACTAAGCATTTTGCGACGCACGGAAAAAAATATCGTAGGCGTTTAATTAAGTATATTCTCAATCCTGATAAAACGGACAATTTGAAATTGGTATCTGATTTTGGCGTGAGCAATTACTTAGACTTTCCCAGCTATGAAGAAATGGTAGAAATGTACAATGTCAACTTTACCAATAACGACAAGTTGTACGAATCCAGAAATGACCGACAAGAAAAACATCAACAAAATATCCATGCCCATCACCTCATTCAATCATTTTCTCCTGAGGATAATCTGACACCTGAAGAAATTAACCGTATTGGTTACGAGACTATGATGGAATTGACAGGAGGTCGTTTTCGTTTCATCGTAGCGACTCATACAGACAAAAATCATGTTCATAATCACATCCTAATCAACGCCATAGACAGTAATTCAGATAAAAAATTGATATGGAATTATGCCTTAGAACGAATTTTACGTATGATTTCAGATCGTATTTCTAAAATGGTGGGGGCAAAAATTATTGAAAAGCGTTTCTCATACCGTGAGTATCATAAATATAGGCAGTCTAGTCATAAATTTGAATTAAAGCAACGTCTGATGTTATCCTTAAATCTTAGAGTCACTATTGTATAA